The DNA sequence GGCGACGCTCGTAGATCTTCTCCGATCCTCCCAATCGATGGGAAATGTCTGGACAAACCAAAACTCCGTACCCATTCCGATCTCGCTAGAAACCTTTATATCGATTCCTTGAAGCGCTAAGAGCTGTTTGGTGATGGAAAGCCCAAGTCCTGTCCCCCCGAATTTTCGGGTGGTCGCGGTATCTGCCTGCGTGAAGGGCTTGAAGATGTGAGACAGTTTGTCTGGGGCAATCCCGATCCCGCTATCCTTGACTCGGACTTTGACTGTCACTTTCTGATCGGATTTAGACACGAGTTCCAATGCGACATTGACCCCGCCCTGATGGGTGAATTTGACGGCATTGGAGCAGAGATTGGTCATGATCTGGTTGAATCGGGTAGGATCTGCCAGAACTGATACTGGAATTCCATCATCCACGTAGATCTGGCAATAGATTCCTTTTTCCTGTGCTTTGGGGTGAAGGCCTTGGAGGATGGATCGGACGATTTTCCGCAAATCCATCGGGATCTGCTCGAATTCGATTTTCCCCGCTTCGATTTTGTTGAAATCCAGAATATCATTGATCAGGACCAGCAGGTTATTCGCAGAAAAATTGAGCGTATCGAGATGGTCACGCTGATCCTTTCGAGGTTTTTCTTCCAAAAGTAAATGGGTCATGCCGATCACTGCATTCATCGGCGTACGAATTTCATGCGACATGATGGAAAGGAATTCGGACTTGGCTTGGGCCTCGCGCTCCGCTCGTAGAGTGGCAAAACGCATGTTGTGGGCGAATCGTCGAGTGAGTACAAATCCCTGCATGACGATAAACAAGAACAATCCTCCAAAAATGAGCCATTCATATTTGGGGACGATCCGCATGTGTTCCAGAATGATGTAAAATGTCGTCAGGAACAAACTCGAAGCTGCCAGCATCCCATAAGTTGCCCCCGGCTCGCGACTCATAAATGCTCGGTAGTAAATCCTGAACCCATAAATGACCGTGGCAAACAGCAACGGAAGTACCCAATCCATCAGCAAGGATGAAAGGGTGGTCGGGAGGAGCACAGCACCCATGATAAACATGCCGAACAGGACTTGGAAAAGTCGCTGGAACCACCGGACATTTTGGGCGGGGAAGAGATGCTCGAGAAACTTCAAAATAAAAAATGCAGATCCAAAGGTGGCGACTTGCTCCATTCGATAGTGGATATTCCACGGTACAAAAGGAACAAGCTCGCTGAAGTGGTTCAAGCCCACCCGAAGTACCCGGAATCCCAAGGCCAGACAGAATATCGCGAAGTACAGTGGGGTCTGATCGGACCGATTGAAAAAGAAAAGCCCGAGGAACATGACCGCTGACATCAGATACCCACCAAATAGCATGAGGTCCCAGATGACTGTATGCTCTCGCTTCTGTGCAAGCACGGCATAATTTCCGATGAGGGGCGCGCGATGCATGCCGCCTTTGGCGTGCCAATAATTGCAGACTTGAATGACCAGTTCCAACGTGTCGCCAACTTCGGGGAGTGGAACAGTCTGGTACTGACTACCAGGTTCAGCATGATCTTTACTCATGGCTACGCGACCATTTGACCCAATCTCCAGCCCATTGGCAAAGGCGCGAAATGCATTGAAGGTCGGTGGCAACTCCAATCCTATTAGTTCGGAATGGTCCAAGACTTTGAGTCTGATGCCATAGGTGACCGTGCCCTTATGAGGTAGTTCACTGCCATTTGAAAGTTTACTTCCCCAAACCCCCGGAACTGGATGTGTGGGAACGATGGAGAGATCGTCTGGCAACTTCTCGATTAATTGGTTTGGAAACACATACCATTCGCCTTCAAGGGATTGGTACGCACGGCCGGATTCGTGGAGGGATGCAAGATCGAAAATGGGGAGAGATTGGCGACGATTCTGGGAAACCGTCACATTGATCCAGCAAAGGCAAACCATCACCAACACCCACCCGCATGGGGCCGGGAAGGAGAGTTGGGCAAGTACATGTCTGATCCGTACGGTATCAGGAAATCTCATCATGGTTTAGCAGGCCCTTGATTGTCTGAGCGAAATTGAGCAGTTGAACAACGATTAACAGCACAGGTGCAAGCAAATTGGAAGGACGAGCAAGGAGGGGATTCAAGCAGAGATTTCTGGTTCAGTAAGCGGAGGTTCCAAATTTCTTCGAATCTTGAGGAGCAGTTCTTGAGGCCGAAAGGGTTTGGGAACGAAATCGTTCATTTGGACTTTTTCGTAGCTTTCTCGCACATCCAACAAATTGGATGCGGTCAAGGCTATCACGGGAAGTTTGGGATGAAGTACACGGATTTCCTGAGTCGCCTCAAAACCGTCCATTTCGGGCATCTGGAGATCCATCAAGATCAGATCCACTGATTGCGCCTGAACCTGTTCGACTGCTTCTAGCCCGTTCTCTGCCACGATCACCTCGGCCCCCCATTTCTTGAGGAATTTGCTGGCAATCATGATATTGATCCGATTATCTTCTGCCAATAGAATCTTGTAGCCATCCAAAGGAAGTTGGAGGGAAGCAGGGCTGGGAATGTTGGCTTGATCAGTCTTGGGAGCTGGTGTAGGCGCTTTCCCCAGTTCGAAGGTCTGCTCAAAGAAGAAATTTGAGCCTATACCGACCTCGCTTTCAAGTTGAATATCAATTCCTTGTTGCTTGAGTAGCCCCTTTGTGATAGCCAATCCGATGCCTGTTCCGCCATATTTCCGAGTAGTCGTGGAATTGGCTTGCTCGAAGAGATCGAATATTTCCTGTTGCTTTTCAGCAGGAATTCCGATCCCTGTATCCTGAACCGAAATGCGCAACGTCACACTTTTCTCCAACCTTTCGACCACGGAAATCTCCAATTTGACAGACCCTTGCTCGGTGAATTTGACGGCGTTGGTCAGCAAGTTTCGGAGTACCTGACTGATTCGGGTAGGATCTCCTACCAAGGCCGTCGGTACGTCATGGTCAATCAAAAGGCTTAAACTCAGATTTTTGCGATTGGCCTCAGGTTCCAGACCGACAAAAAGGGACTTACAGACCGCTTGAATATCCAAAGGGATCTTTTCGAATGCGACCTTCCCTTTTTCGATTTTGCCAAAATCCAGAATGTCGTTGGTCAGCACCATCAGATTCTCTGCGGATATCTTCAGGGTGGAAAGCATTTCGGCCTGCTGCTTAGTGGGACATTTTCCGTCCATGAGATGAACGATTCCGTTGATGGCATTCAAAGGCGTCCGAATCTCGTGGGACATCATGGAGAGGAATTGAGTCTTGGCGGCAGAGGACGCTTCTGCTTTGGCGGCGTGCGTCCTATTGACATGGACAAATTGGTAGCAAAATACCATCGCCTGAAAAAAGAAAAACCAGAGATAGCTCAAAAATGGGATGAAGGGATTGAGGGTGAGAACGCCTAATTGCACGAGGATGGAATAGCTCGCCCCAATCAATAGTCCAAGGCTACTGGTGAGAGCAGGATAGGAGCTGACGCGCTTTCGCTTCACCGCAAGGAAGTACACATAAATCTCATAAGCCAACCCAATCATCACGCAAAGCAGGAAGTAATTGAGCAATAGCGTGAAATATCGCATGGGGAGCAATAGCACCGTCATGACAAAGAACCCAGTGATCCATTTGAAGGCTTTGTACACGTAGGGAGAAAACTCCTGTGGGAAAATGCGATAGGTAAAGGCTGCGAATGCGGCAGCACTCAAATACAGGGAAATGTACTCCATCGAAAACCCAAATTCCCACGGAATCTCCGGTAGGAAGGTATCCATCAGGTTGTTCTCTAT is a window from the Pontibacter sp. G13 genome containing:
- a CDS encoding response regulator, whose amino-acid sequence is MGLKGIFRPSYHLRIFLTLLGVLGSSWVGMVAQTLTPRWDLADWDHQEVLTLDRNWLFSPEATDRLSDFDPDNLVDLPHTWHGQIQGGDTIRPLGCHSYGIKLTHIPKRPLFLEIPAQYIVSEAYIDGVLVGRSGKADPSSALSYAKSQPFLVPIPQGRDSIELVVKIANHWHGTGGFGSAPTLGIAQKMLVNWNIRTFTAGSLAVLLFILGVMAAGLQILWKAERGLTFFSMFCVLMAFRQLRIENNLMDTFLPEIPWEFGFSMEYISLYLSAAAFAAFTYRIFPQEFSPYVYKAFKWITGFFVMTVLLLPMRYFTLLLNYFLLCVMIGLAYEIYVYFLAVKRKRVSSYPALTSSLGLLIGASYSILVQLGVLTLNPFIPFLSYLWFFFFQAMVFCYQFVHVNRTHAAKAEASSAAKTQFLSMMSHEIRTPLNAINGIVHLMDGKCPTKQQAEMLSTLKISAENLMVLTNDILDFGKIEKGKVAFEKIPLDIQAVCKSLFVGLEPEANRKNLSLSLLIDHDVPTALVGDPTRISQVLRNLLTNAVKFTEQGSVKLEISVVERLEKSVTLRISVQDTGIGIPAEKQQEIFDLFEQANSTTTRKYGGTGIGLAITKGLLKQQGIDIQLESEVGIGSNFFFEQTFELGKAPTPAPKTDQANIPSPASLQLPLDGYKILLAEDNRINIMIASKFLKKWGAEVIVAENGLEAVEQVQAQSVDLILMDLQMPEMDGFEATQEIRVLHPKLPVIALTASNLLDVRESYEKVQMNDFVPKPFRPQELLLKIRRNLEPPLTEPEISA
- a CDS encoding response regulator, with the translated sequence MMRFPDTVRIRHVLAQLSFPAPCGWVLVMVCLCWINVTVSQNRRQSLPIFDLASLHESGRAYQSLEGEWYVFPNQLIEKLPDDLSIVPTHPVPGVWGSKLSNGSELPHKGTVTYGIRLKVLDHSELIGLELPPTFNAFRAFANGLEIGSNGRVAMSKDHAEPGSQYQTVPLPEVGDTLELVIQVCNYWHAKGGMHRAPLIGNYAVLAQKREHTVIWDLMLFGGYLMSAVMFLGLFFFNRSDQTPLYFAIFCLALGFRVLRVGLNHFSELVPFVPWNIHYRMEQVATFGSAFFILKFLEHLFPAQNVRWFQRLFQVLFGMFIMGAVLLPTTLSSLLMDWVLPLLFATVIYGFRIYYRAFMSREPGATYGMLAASSLFLTTFYIILEHMRIVPKYEWLIFGGLFLFIVMQGFVLTRRFAHNMRFATLRAEREAQAKSEFLSIMSHEIRTPMNAVIGMTHLLLEEKPRKDQRDHLDTLNFSANNLLVLINDILDFNKIEAGKIEFEQIPMDLRKIVRSILQGLHPKAQEKGIYCQIYVDDGIPVSVLADPTRFNQIMTNLCSNAVKFTHQGGVNVALELVSKSDQKVTVKVRVKDSGIGIAPDKLSHIFKPFTQADTATTRKFGGTGLGLSITKQLLALQGIDIKVSSEIGMGTEFWFVQTFPIDWEDRRRSTSVAESRQKSPSNPLPSSAQPLEGTTILLAEDNVVNVKVATRFLEKWGAKLLVAENGQEAVTLTSQHAPDLILMDLQMPVMDGFEATQCIRKDHPDLPIIALTASAMVDTRQSVMDADMNAFVSKPFKPQELKAKILQLLSDTSEKSTVSSDTDHQASAS